In Tachysurus fulvidraco isolate hzauxx_2018 chromosome 9, HZAU_PFXX_2.0, whole genome shotgun sequence, the sequence atatacacagtatatacagtatagatatAGCTATCTAGATATTTCATAACTGTTGTATTAAAGCAGTATCACACTAGCAATTTCCtacaatatataaacataaatataacgttttgattatatatatatatatatatatatatttactgtgaAATGAGATTTAGAAATGTGTTTCTGTAAACTCCTTCATGTCATCACGTTACTCATATACTGTAATCACATGAAAAACATGATTCAGTAGAATGTGTTAAATCCTAAAATGTGATGTGAGGAAACTCTGTAATTTTTACAATAGGATATAATATTGAGACAATAATGAGCGTTCATTGTTGAGCTTACaatgtttgttagtgtgtgataCTATTATTTGTCTAGTTCGCTCTTATCACTTATCATGGTTCTCTGAGCCACCTTTTATTTGGCAGAAGGCATGCATTGTGATATTTGGGTATTGGCTGTGTGGGCTTTAAAGGCCATGTGTAGCTTGATTACAAATGCTGATTCTGTTTACAAAATGTTTCCcacaataaatatgtttaaaagatTTGTCTCTACAGCACTACAAAATGTTGTGCCATGCAAAATTACCTCCCTGTCACAAAACATAAAAGTAAATGGTGTATTTACTTTGACTGGATAATCAGCGTGTGCTCACAACATTTGaactacaacaaaaaaaactgccaAAGGATGAAAAGGAGTTTTACTGGGGTTAGGCAGTGAGGCTGAGAAGACTTGGCATGTATTCAGCGTTTAAGTTCATTTTAGGTCAAGGCTTTGCTTGGGAAACAAAGCTACTAGAGCTTGTTTTGTATCGAGGGGATTGTAATGCTGGAACAGAATTCGGTGTATAGAagttgtaatgctacagcatataAAGACATCCACTATGGCTGTGAGCTTCAGACTTTGAGGTCGCAGTTTTGTGGCAGAAACCTGTATCACTTCAAATGGCAGatggatatataatatatttaataaatctctttaaaaaatcataaatgtgaCACATTGTCATGtattgtaaaaattaaatttacaGTAGCACTACGTAATACAGAAATGTGCAGCTAATAAACTGGTGGAAGTTCTAAATAATAttctaattataaaataatctaataatctaataataattctaataatctCATGGAAGGTctaaaactgaacaaatatcaaacttttatatttatacacagtgCACACTTACATATATTTAGCACTACAGCGTCCTGCCTATTAGTTATATTagctataatataataagtatTTTCAACAACCAGAAAAATTCTTTGATGTTTTAACAgttttaagatttaaaatttAAGTTAATTGTCATATGTACAGTAAGAAAACAAGTTTCCcagtacaatgaaattctttttttgctATCCACATTGAATGCCCgacaagtaaaaaaaagaaaaaactaaaactataaaaaactatgtaaataaaatctaaactcaaacataaataaaatcatatttaaaaaaaaaaaagtttatcatTAGAACTGAGAGCACACAAAACTAATGAACAAAGATGTTTCAGTAACCTTGTACTGTAGTTACGCATACTGAgtgaaaataaatttatttattgttatttattgatGAATTACTTTTAGTATACTGCTCACTCTTTGTGCTGCTCTAATTTCTTAATTTCCCTCTTTcagaaataaactgatttaaccCTAGCCTATTAGCTTTccggaaaaaaaacacaggtcaacatattgtattttatttttactttaatggGTTAAGTATTACATGAGTCATTTGTCCATCAATTATAGTAATTATTAGCTTGTGTcaattaaacacataaacagCAGGCTTAAACAGTAGATTGGAAGATAGGagacattttatttgcatagttATTTGCATGTAGGAAATGACAGTGCTGATtgaaaacattacaaatttcaagattaaaattaaagagatATACTGCGTATTTGATTGTTACATGTTCTTCCTAATCCTAGAAAAGGAATAACAGACTGCTTGACTAATAGACTATTAGCAGTAATTAGCTGTGCATTTCAGTTGTGCTGCTTgttctttttctgcttctttcCTCTTTGTTTATTGGTCTTTTTCTTTTGCCTCTGTCCACTGAAAGCATAAAGGAAAGGTAATAAGCAGAACTGTTTGCAGATTGAAAGCTGGCTTGTATGGTGACCTTGAAATCATGTGATTTACAAGAGACAGCAGCTACTCACCTCAAAATCCCCATGCCTTGTTTTCCATTGGGATCCAGACATAACTTTCTTCCGGTTTTCAGAGTGATTCTGAATAAAATTAGAAGAAATATTAAACAGTGCATGAATTCAGAGAGCTGAATATTTGCGAATGATTCTGATAACGAACAGCATTTGATCAAATTTTACTCTTCATAGTAAACAATATGTAGTAGGTATGAAAGCTAATGATGCCTTTATTACATAAAGTCTATAAATACATTGTGAAGCATACTCACATTATGTCCGTGTGGGAACAGGATGCACTTGGAGGTAAAATGTTAACCCACTGCAGAAGTGCAggctttattcttttttgtaaGGCTGTTTTTGGGCATAAACATCGCTCGGTTGCTCCTCCTATCCTTCCTGAGGAAAGAGATTTGTTTGGCATTGAAAAAAGAATGGCTTAAAGTAACTTCTTGTTTCATTTTACCACAAATGTTTACTTGAATTGTAACAGTGTGCTATTACTGTTACAATTTGCTAATAGTAAATGTCTATCGCATGTGTAAATATTTGATAGATATTGATCAATGTGAGTGTTAGTGACCATCTTACCTTCACAAAGCTCAGCAGTCACACCAAAGAAGATAAAGAACACCAGTGAGAGAGTAGCAGCATTCATTTTGACACTGATCCGGTAATGTGGAACACAACACGATGGGATGTGAGTTAAGAATGAGGAGTGGGGAGGAGGATGTCTCTAAGTTTCAGTTTTTCCTTTGAGGTGCTATATCTGCACATGGTACATTCCTTGTTGGTGGGAAAAACCCAGAACAACAACATGCCCTACAGTGACTTCACAaattgaatatactgtataaacaaaaacatgcttttttacAGTATCCAAAGGTTAACATACTGGACAAATTATTGCACAACATTTTATGGATTGTTTTTTGTTAAGCTTTTTGAAACAGAATGTCCAGAGCACATGTGAATTACATAAAGTACCAAATTAATAAACTCTACCGCaagctatatttatatttgcaaCATATTTCCTACTGCAGCTAGATTTAATGCCTGCACTCTAAATGAAACGATTGTATGACATtatatggatttttttgttgttgttattgttaattaGGTTTTCCAGGTCTGTCTATTTCCTGAGCTGAATGATCAGAAGGCACATGTATTACAGGAAATGTCAAAGGGGgaaatgaataaacagatgatggatggatggatgaatgtatggatgaatggatggatggatggatgccaTACTGTGGAAAATCCTACTGGTTTGTTTTATGTTGAAGCAAGAAACTTTACCCTAAGCTGTATctacattacatacatacatcctatctcaagtcaagtcaagaagctgtTATGGTCTCTTCAACCATATAAAGCTGACACAGCACATATTGAAATGGTATTGAagaggtattgaaatgtggtgtgcagAACAGCAATCGAATTAGTgtgcaattcaattcaattcaattcaattcaagtttatttgtatagtgctttttacaattgacattgtctcaaagcagctttacagaacataaatatagaacaaaaggttaatataaaaaataatataaagattaatagaatacaaaattcaagattaatattacatatttttaaatgtgtatgtatttatcataAAGAAcaacattaagaacaagcactttaaaagaattaaatctatacCG encodes:
- the cxcl20 gene encoding chemokine (C-X-C motif) ligand 20, whose amino-acid sequence is MNAATLSLVFFIFFGVTAELCEGRIGGATERCLCPKTALQKRIKPALLQWVNILPPSASCSHTDIIITLKTGRKLCLDPNGKQGMGILSGQRQKKKTNKQRGKKQKKNKQHN